From a single Pseudophryne corroboree isolate aPseCor3 chromosome 6, aPseCor3.hap2, whole genome shotgun sequence genomic region:
- the LAMTOR4 gene encoding ragulator complex protein LAMTOR4 isoform X2, with product MGYLVMSDDGVLASAGDLENDERLAGVIREMVITACSFHGLGQQIPFKRMSIVFGEHSFLVTISGQKIYVVKRHNIVREPINV from the exons ATGGGGTACTTGGTGATGAGCGATGACGGCGTGCTGGCG AGCGCCGGGGATCTAGAGAACGACGAGAGACTGGCTGGTGTAATTAGAGAGATGGTAATCACCGCCTGTAGCTTCCACGGGTTGGGGCAACAAATACCATTCAAGCGTATGAGCA TTGTGTTTGGGGAACACTCCTTTCTCGTCACCATCTCCGGGCAGAAGATCTACGTGGTGAAACGTCACAACATTGTCCGGGAACCGATAAATGTTTAG
- the LAMTOR4 gene encoding ragulator complex protein LAMTOR4 isoform X1, which produces MTSTLTQGLERIPDQMGYLVMSDDGVLASAGDLENDERLAGVIREMVITACSFHGLGQQIPFKRMSIVFGEHSFLVTISGQKIYVVKRHNIVREPINV; this is translated from the exons ATG accTCCACCCTCACTCAGGGTCTGGAGCGGATCCCAGACCAGATGGGGTACTTGGTGATGAGCGATGACGGCGTGCTGGCG AGCGCCGGGGATCTAGAGAACGACGAGAGACTGGCTGGTGTAATTAGAGAGATGGTAATCACCGCCTGTAGCTTCCACGGGTTGGGGCAACAAATACCATTCAAGCGTATGAGCA TTGTGTTTGGGGAACACTCCTTTCTCGTCACCATCTCCGGGCAGAAGATCTACGTGGTGAAACGTCACAACATTGTCCGGGAACCGATAAATGTTTAG